The proteins below are encoded in one region of Solidesulfovibrio sp.:
- the leuC gene encoding 3-isopropylmalate dehydratase large subunit translates to MPATLAEKLLQAHSDEQVTGPGQIVRCRLSLVLANDITAPLAIKSFKKMGAAAVFDKDKVAIVADHFTPNKDIASAEQVKVCREFAKEMGITHYYEGGNVGVEHALLPELGLVGPGDVVIGADSHTCTYGGLGAFATGMGSTDIAAGMALGETWFKVPPTIQVVLTGTLGQYVGGKDLMLALIGAIGVSGALYKALEFTGPLASALSIEGRMTMSNMAIEAGGKVGLFPADAKALEYAAAHGRKGDVALAADPGATYERVVTIDATGMEPQIACPHLPDNVKPVSAVAGLRVDQAVIGSCTNGRIEDLRQAAAVLKGKKVHKDVRCIVLPATPAIWRQALAEGLIATFMDSGCIVGPATCGPCLGGHMGILAGGERAIATTNRNFKGRMGSLDSEVYLSGPAAAAAAAIAGEIVDPAKV, encoded by the coding sequence ATGCCCGCAACTTTAGCCGAGAAACTGCTGCAGGCCCACAGCGACGAACAGGTCACCGGACCGGGCCAGATCGTGCGCTGCCGGTTGTCCCTGGTTTTGGCCAACGACATCACCGCGCCGCTGGCGATTAAGTCCTTCAAGAAGATGGGCGCCGCCGCCGTCTTCGACAAGGACAAGGTGGCCATCGTGGCCGACCACTTCACGCCGAACAAGGACATCGCCTCGGCCGAGCAGGTCAAGGTCTGCCGCGAGTTCGCCAAGGAAATGGGCATCACCCATTACTACGAGGGCGGCAACGTCGGTGTCGAGCATGCCCTGCTGCCGGAACTGGGCCTGGTCGGCCCCGGCGACGTGGTCATCGGCGCCGACTCCCACACCTGCACCTACGGGGGCCTGGGCGCCTTCGCCACGGGCATGGGCTCCACGGACATCGCCGCCGGCATGGCCCTGGGCGAGACCTGGTTCAAGGTGCCGCCCACCATCCAGGTCGTGCTGACCGGCACGCTCGGCCAATACGTCGGCGGCAAGGACCTCATGCTCGCGCTCATCGGCGCCATCGGCGTCTCCGGCGCGCTGTACAAGGCCCTGGAATTCACCGGGCCGCTCGCCTCCGCGCTCTCCATCGAGGGCCGCATGACCATGTCCAACATGGCCATCGAGGCCGGCGGCAAGGTGGGGCTCTTCCCGGCCGACGCGAAAGCCCTGGAATACGCCGCCGCCCACGGCCGCAAAGGCGATGTCGCCTTGGCTGCCGACCCCGGCGCCACCTACGAGCGCGTCGTGACCATCGACGCCACGGGCATGGAGCCGCAGATCGCCTGCCCGCACCTGCCGGACAACGTCAAACCGGTGTCCGCCGTGGCCGGCCTGCGCGTGGACCAGGCCGTCATCGGATCGTGCACCAACGGCCGCATCGAGGACCTGCGCCAGGCCGCCGCCGTGCTTAAGGGCAAAAAGGTCCACAAGGACGTGCGCTGCATCGTCCTGCCGGCCACCCCCGCCATCTGGCGCCAAGCCCTGGCCGAAGGGTTGATCGCAACCTTCATGGACAGCGGCTGCATCGTCGGCCCGGCCACCTGCGGGCCGTGCCTGGGCGGCCACATGGGCATCCTGGCCGGCGGCGAACGGGCTATCGCCACCACCAACCGCAATTTCAAGGGCCGCATGGGCAGCCTCGACAGCGAAGTCTACCTCTCCGGCCCGGCCGCCGCGGCCGCCGCGGCGATTGCCGGTGAGATTGTGGACCCGGCGAAGGTGTAG
- the leuD gene encoding 3-isopropylmalate dehydratase small subunit (catalyzes the isomerization between 2-isopropylmalate and 3-isopropylmalate in leucine biosynthesis) — MFQGKAHKVGAHIDTDAIIPARFLVTTDVAELGANCMEGLEPGWIKRVKKGDIMVAGENFGCGSSREHAPVALLGAGIPVVIAHSFARIFYRNGFNMGLVLLEIGDDVSRISDGDTLKVDADAGVIDNLTTGEKIQCKPVPPFMKGILDAGGLIPYVKERLAARG; from the coding sequence ATGTTTCAAGGAAAAGCGCACAAGGTCGGGGCGCATATCGATACGGACGCCATCATTCCGGCCCGGTTCCTGGTCACCACCGACGTGGCCGAACTCGGGGCCAACTGCATGGAGGGCCTGGAGCCCGGCTGGATCAAACGGGTGAAAAAGGGCGACATCATGGTCGCCGGCGAGAACTTCGGCTGCGGCTCCTCGCGCGAGCACGCCCCGGTGGCCCTCCTCGGCGCCGGCATCCCCGTGGTCATCGCCCACAGCTTCGCCCGCATCTTCTACCGCAACGGCTTCAACATGGGCCTGGTACTGCTGGAGATCGGCGACGATGTGAGCAGAATCAGCGACGGCGACACCCTCAAAGTCGACGCCGACGCCGGCGTCATCGACAACCTGACCACGGGCGAAAAAATTCAATGCAAGCCCGTGCCGCCGTTTATGAAAGGCATCCTCGACGCCGGCGGCCTCATCCCCTACGTCAAGGAGAGGTTGGCGGCACGCGGGTAG
- the leuB gene encoding 3-isopropylmalate dehydrogenase, producing MQYTICVMPGDGIGPEIVAEARKVLETVGGDYALEFAFTEALIGGAAIDATGGPLPEATVAACRAADAVLLGAVGGPKWDTIDPAIRPEKGLLGIRKALGLFANLRPARLFPELAAACCLRPDIVGKGLDVMVVRELTGGAYFGEPRGIEERGGEKVGFNTMVYAEHEVRRIAKVGFETARKRRGKLCSVDKANVLDVSRLWRAVVLEVAKDYPDVELSHMYVDNAAMQLVRDPSQFDVIVTENLFGDILSDEAAVITGSIGMLPSASLGAANPGLYEPIHGSAPDIAGQDKANPLATILSVAMMLKHSFGEAKAAEAIEAACAKVLAEGYRTGDIMEPGKTLVGCQAMGELVVARLG from the coding sequence ATGCAATATACCATCTGTGTGATGCCGGGTGACGGCATAGGCCCCGAGATCGTGGCCGAGGCCAGGAAGGTGCTGGAGACGGTCGGCGGCGACTACGCCCTGGAGTTCGCCTTTACCGAGGCGCTCATTGGCGGCGCGGCCATCGACGCCACGGGCGGCCCCCTGCCCGAGGCGACCGTCGCCGCCTGCCGGGCGGCCGACGCCGTGCTGCTCGGCGCCGTCGGCGGCCCGAAATGGGACACCATCGATCCGGCCATCCGCCCGGAAAAGGGCCTGCTCGGCATCCGCAAGGCCCTCGGGCTTTTCGCCAACCTGCGCCCGGCCAGGCTTTTTCCGGAGCTTGCCGCCGCCTGCTGCCTGCGCCCGGACATCGTCGGCAAGGGCCTCGACGTCATGGTCGTGCGGGAACTGACCGGCGGGGCCTATTTCGGCGAACCGCGCGGCATCGAGGAGCGCGGCGGCGAGAAGGTGGGCTTTAACACCATGGTCTACGCCGAGCACGAGGTGCGCCGCATCGCCAAAGTCGGCTTCGAGACGGCCCGCAAGCGCCGGGGCAAGCTGTGCTCCGTGGACAAGGCCAACGTGCTTGACGTCTCGCGCCTGTGGCGGGCCGTGGTCCTGGAAGTGGCCAAGGACTACCCCGACGTGGAGCTGTCCCACATGTACGTGGACAACGCCGCCATGCAGCTCGTGCGCGACCCGTCCCAGTTCGACGTCATCGTGACCGAGAACCTCTTCGGCGACATCCTGTCCGACGAGGCGGCCGTGATCACCGGCTCCATCGGCATGCTGCCCTCGGCGTCGCTGGGCGCGGCCAACCCGGGCCTGTACGAGCCCATCCATGGCTCGGCCCCGGACATCGCCGGCCAGGACAAGGCCAATCCCCTGGCCACCATCCTGTCCGTGGCCATGATGCTCAAGCATTCGTTTGGCGAGGCCAAGGCGGCCGAGGCCATCGAGGCGGCCTGCGCCAAGGTCCTGGCCGAGGGCTACCGCACCGGCGACATCATGGAACCCGGCAAGACCCTGGTCGGCTGCCAGGCCATGGGCGAACTGGTCGTGGCCCGGTTGGGGTAG
- a CDS encoding ABC-F family ATP-binding cassette domain-containing protein translates to MAKVSLQNLSKSYGGRDLFKDFSLEIPGGTRLAVVGQNGAGKSTLLKLVAGVSEPDGGRVVLSTGARLGYVAQDMDEADLGMSLLAWVMAALPSWKEFWARYDAAVAAADKAAMEALAHEQASLEHALGYNPEHRAKTILSGLGFEDKHQGAPIAALSGGWRERAKLARVLTAGADVLLLDEPTNHLDLDAVAWLESFLCNFPGVLVFVAHDRVFLDRVATHTLFMGDVKPIWRPGSFTQFLAWREEMEKQWERQAAAIDNKIKQHNAFADRFRYKATKARQAQSKLKNVDKLEKELTALKSERPDVRAKTLNFSLPEPERSDKTVCAAAELSYAYPERKPLWPPLTFQLFRGQKVALVGHNGAGKTTLLKLVVGAIKPASGRLLLGTGVKLGYFSQHQTEILQSDALVMSEMKRMAGPKATHLEVCSILGLFLLGEEYWERRVSELSGGEKSRLVLAGLFSARANFLVLDEPTNHLDLESREALVRALSEYSGTILMVAHDRYLLREAAGEVWAVGEDGITVHDEGFAAYEAAMAAQAAQTAREAEAGLPEDGASGAPRISRQEDKERKRRVAEQRNALYRDIKPKREAFEKLEARLEAVLDRQSAVEAVMAEPETYAQKELFSTLGKEYGVLGHEAEELLARMAVLEEEIADLEARRAALLEAS, encoded by the coding sequence ATGGCCAAAGTCAGTCTGCAAAATCTCTCCAAGTCCTATGGCGGCCGCGATCTCTTCAAGGATTTTTCCCTGGAGATTCCCGGCGGCACGCGCCTGGCCGTGGTCGGCCAGAACGGCGCGGGCAAATCCACGCTTTTAAAGCTCGTCGCCGGGGTGTCCGAGCCCGACGGCGGCAGGGTGGTCCTGTCGACCGGCGCCCGCCTGGGCTATGTGGCCCAGGACATGGACGAGGCCGACCTGGGCATGTCGCTTTTGGCCTGGGTCATGGCCGCGCTGCCGTCGTGGAAGGAGTTCTGGGCCCGCTACGACGCGGCCGTGGCCGCCGCCGACAAGGCGGCCATGGAGGCGCTGGCCCACGAGCAGGCCAGCCTCGAACACGCGCTCGGCTACAATCCCGAGCACCGGGCCAAGACCATCCTTTCGGGCCTCGGGTTCGAGGACAAGCACCAGGGGGCGCCCATCGCCGCCCTGTCCGGCGGCTGGCGGGAGCGGGCCAAGCTCGCCCGGGTGCTCACGGCCGGGGCCGACGTGCTATTACTCGACGAGCCCACCAACCACCTGGACCTGGACGCCGTGGCCTGGCTCGAATCGTTTTTGTGCAATTTCCCCGGGGTGCTGGTTTTCGTGGCCCACGACCGGGTCTTCCTCGACCGCGTGGCCACCCACACCCTGTTCATGGGCGACGTCAAGCCGATCTGGCGGCCCGGTTCCTTCACGCAATTTCTCGCCTGGCGCGAGGAGATGGAGAAGCAGTGGGAGCGGCAGGCCGCGGCCATCGACAACAAGATCAAGCAGCACAACGCCTTTGCCGACCGCTTCCGCTACAAGGCCACCAAGGCCCGGCAGGCCCAAAGCAAGCTCAAAAACGTGGACAAGCTCGAAAAGGAGCTGACGGCGCTTAAAAGCGAGCGCCCGGACGTGCGGGCCAAGACGCTCAATTTCAGTCTGCCCGAGCCCGAACGTTCGGACAAGACCGTCTGCGCCGCCGCCGAGCTGTCCTACGCCTATCCCGAGCGCAAGCCCTTGTGGCCGCCCCTGACCTTCCAGCTTTTTCGCGGCCAGAAGGTGGCGCTGGTCGGGCACAACGGCGCGGGCAAGACCACGCTTTTAAAACTCGTGGTCGGCGCGATCAAGCCCGCCTCGGGCCGGCTGCTGCTGGGCACCGGGGTCAAGCTCGGCTATTTCAGCCAGCACCAGACCGAGATCCTCCAATCCGACGCCCTGGTCATGTCCGAGATGAAGCGCATGGCCGGGCCCAAGGCCACGCACCTGGAAGTCTGCTCCATCCTGGGGCTGTTTTTGCTGGGCGAGGAATACTGGGAGCGCCGGGTGTCGGAGCTTTCCGGCGGCGAGAAGTCGCGCCTGGTCCTGGCCGGGCTGTTTTCGGCCCGGGCCAATTTTCTGGTCCTGGACGAACCCACCAACCACCTGGACCTGGAAAGCCGCGAGGCGTTGGTGCGGGCGCTTTCGGAGTATAGCGGCACCATCCTGATGGTCGCCCACGACCGCTATTTGCTGCGCGAGGCCGCCGGCGAGGTCTGGGCCGTGGGCGAGGACGGCATCACCGTCCACGACGAGGGCTTCGCCGCCTACGAGGCGGCCATGGCGGCCCAGGCGGCCCAGACCGCCCGAGAAGCCGAGGCAGGCCTCCCGGAGGATGGGGCCTCGGGCGCGCCGAGGATTTCGCGCCAGGAGGACAAGGAACGCAAGCGCCGGGTGGCCGAGCAGCGAAACGCCCTGTATCGCGACATCAAACCCAAGCGCGAGGCCTTCGAGAAGCTGGAGGCCAGGCTGGAAGCGGTGCTCGACCGTCAGTCCGCAGTGGAAGCCGTCATGGCCGAGCCGGAAACCTACGCTCAAAAGGAGCTCTTTTCCACGCTCGGCAAGGAGTACGGGGTCCTTGGCCACGAGGCCGAGGAGCTGCTTGCCCGCATGGCGGTCCTGGAAGAGGAAATCGCCGACCTGGAGGCCCGCCGGGCCGCCTTACTGGAAGCATCATGA
- a CDS encoding (deoxy)nucleoside triphosphate pyrophosphohydrolase, which translates to MKCSPKIVHVVAAVIWRDGKYLGVKRPEGKAMAGQYEFPGGKVEPNESVRAALVRELREELDILPTAIAFFREKEHAYDHISVHLHFFHIRAFEGEPSPREGQEMEWLTPAQGADRPFLEADREIVAQLAVSGDDVVQ; encoded by the coding sequence ATGAAGTGTTCGCCGAAGATCGTGCATGTGGTCGCCGCCGTCATCTGGCGGGACGGGAAGTACCTGGGCGTCAAACGCCCCGAGGGCAAGGCCATGGCCGGGCAATACGAGTTCCCCGGCGGCAAGGTGGAGCCCAACGAGTCCGTCCGGGCCGCCCTGGTGCGGGAACTGCGTGAAGAATTGGACATACTGCCCACGGCAATTGCCTTTTTCCGCGAAAAAGAGCATGCCTACGACCATATTTCCGTGCATCTGCATTTCTTTCACATCCGGGCCTTCGAGGGCGAGCCGTCGCCTCGCGAAGGCCAGGAAATGGAGTGGTTGACGCCGGCACAAGGAGCGGACAGGCCGTTTCTGGAAGCCGACCGGGAGATCGTGGCCCAGCTTGCCGTTTCCGGCGACGACGTCGTGCAGTAG
- the metF gene encoding methylenetetrahydrofolate reductase [NAD(P)H], whose amino-acid sequence MRIRELIEARRPFVSLEFFPPKEREAWDGFFGVVERLLPVRPLFVSVTYGAGGSTHAHTLEIVSRLKTAYGLEPMAHLTCVGASKEKIRGFLRGLAAAGVDNVLALRGDPPRGQEHFVPDSDDFRHASDLVSFIRQEFPGLGVSVAGYPECHPEAVSPEADLDYLCRKVALGGEVVVTQLFFDNDRYFDFVQKARAAGITAPIVPGVLPVMSLASIKRLVGLCGASLPPVFLAELEAADAAGGPAAVAKVGIAQATRQARDLLARGAPGVHLYTLNKAEAVMSIIAALDL is encoded by the coding sequence GTGCGTATCAGGGAGCTGATCGAGGCCAGGCGACCGTTCGTTTCGCTGGAGTTTTTCCCGCCCAAGGAGCGCGAGGCCTGGGACGGGTTCTTCGGGGTCGTGGAGCGGCTGTTGCCCGTGCGGCCGCTCTTCGTGTCCGTGACCTACGGGGCCGGGGGCAGCACCCATGCCCACACCCTGGAGATCGTCTCGCGCCTCAAGACCGCCTACGGCCTGGAGCCCATGGCCCACCTGACCTGCGTCGGGGCGAGCAAGGAGAAGATTCGCGGCTTCCTGCGCGGCCTGGCCGCGGCCGGCGTGGACAACGTGCTGGCCCTGCGCGGCGACCCGCCCCGGGGGCAGGAGCATTTCGTCCCGGATTCCGACGACTTCCGGCACGCTTCCGACCTGGTTTCCTTCATCCGCCAGGAATTCCCGGGCCTTGGCGTGAGCGTGGCCGGCTATCCGGAGTGCCATCCCGAGGCGGTCTCGCCCGAGGCCGACCTGGACTACCTCTGCCGCAAGGTGGCCCTGGGCGGCGAGGTGGTGGTCACGCAACTTTTTTTCGACAACGACCGCTATTTCGACTTCGTGCAAAAGGCCCGGGCGGCCGGCATCACCGCGCCCATCGTGCCGGGCGTGCTGCCGGTCATGAGCCTGGCCAGCATCAAGCGGCTGGTGGGGCTGTGCGGGGCGAGCCTGCCCCCGGTTTTTCTGGCCGAGTTGGAAGCGGCGGACGCGGCCGGCGGCCCGGCGGCCGTGGCCAAGGTCGGCATCGCCCAGGCCACCCGCCAGGCCCGCGACCTCCTCGCCCGGGGCGCCCCCGGCGTGCACCTCTACACGCTCAACAAGGCCGAGGCGGTCATGTCCATCATCGCCGCGCTCGATCTGTAA
- a CDS encoding aspartate-semialdehyde dehydrogenase: MGRGEWVVAVAGATGAVGREMLKTLEQRAFPAVTVKALASSRSAGTTVPFAGGELTVEEMTEKSFEGVDIALFSAGGATSKKFAPFAVQSGCVVIDNSSAWRMDPEVPLVVPEVNPDDVDWHKGIIANPNCSTIQMVVALKPLHDAAKIKRVIVSTYQAVSGTGQKAIAELEKQVRQLFNMQDPEATVYPYQIAFNCLPQIDVFTDGDYTFEEIKMIKETNKIMGDDSIKVTATTVRVPVFYGHSESVNIETEKKLTAKDARVILSQAPGVTVYDNPSEKIYPMPIHAAGEDDVFVGRIREDNTIDNGLNLWIVSDNIRKGAALNAVQIAELLIARDKVGVPA, from the coding sequence ATGGGCAGGGGCGAATGGGTTGTGGCCGTGGCCGGGGCCACGGGAGCCGTGGGACGGGAGATGCTCAAGACTCTGGAACAGCGCGCCTTTCCGGCCGTGACCGTCAAGGCCTTGGCCTCGTCGCGCTCGGCGGGCACCACCGTGCCCTTCGCCGGAGGGGAGCTCACCGTCGAGGAGATGACCGAGAAATCCTTCGAGGGCGTGGACATCGCGCTCTTCTCCGCCGGCGGCGCCACCTCGAAAAAATTCGCGCCCTTTGCCGTCCAATCCGGCTGCGTGGTCATCGACAACTCCAGCGCCTGGCGCATGGACCCCGAGGTGCCGCTGGTGGTGCCCGAGGTCAATCCCGACGACGTGGACTGGCACAAGGGCATCATCGCCAACCCCAACTGCTCGACCATCCAGATGGTGGTGGCGCTCAAGCCCCTGCACGACGCGGCCAAAATCAAGCGCGTGATCGTGTCCACCTACCAGGCCGTCTCCGGCACCGGCCAGAAGGCCATCGCCGAGCTGGAAAAGCAGGTGCGCCAGCTGTTCAACATGCAGGACCCCGAGGCGACGGTCTATCCCTACCAGATCGCGTTTAACTGCCTGCCCCAGATCGACGTTTTCACCGACGGTGACTACACCTTCGAAGAGATCAAGATGATCAAGGAAACGAACAAGATCATGGGCGACGATTCCATCAAGGTCACGGCCACCACCGTGCGTGTGCCGGTTTTTTACGGCCACAGCGAGTCGGTCAACATCGAGACGGAGAAAAAACTCACGGCCAAGGACGCCCGGGTGATCCTGTCCCAGGCGCCCGGGGTGACGGTCTACGACAACCCGTCCGAGAAGATCTATCCCATGCCCATCCACGCCGCCGGCGAGGACGACGTGTTCGTGGGCCGCATCCGCGAGGACAACACCATCGACAACGGGCTCAACCTGTGGATCGTGTCCGACAACATCCGTAAGGGCGCGGCCTTAAACGCCGTGCAGATCGCCGAGCTCTTGATCGCCCGCGACAAGGTGGGCGTGCCGGCCTAG
- a CDS encoding aminotransferase class IV, whose protein sequence is MPEIVDAAAYIARLLAAPRPGGENVLAYYEHRLGLIGTDPRLLLIPLDDHLVHRGDGVFESLKFVDGRLYQVAAHFERMARSAEAIYLSPPCPWDEVARLTLAVCRAGGTDTGMVRVIVGRGPGGFGIDPAECPTPSLTIVAYRFHPRPAAAFERGVTAFRTSIPAKQNYLARIKSIDYLPNVLMRREATERGEDYPVCYDDKGFLAEGATENICLVDGRGRFIVPELNNALRGTTLMRAVELLGDDIEVVFAPVREEAIAEAREMMILGTTNDCLSIVRYNGAPVGDGKPGPVSRRIKERLVADIAANGVVI, encoded by the coding sequence ATGCCCGAGATCGTCGACGCCGCGGCCTACATCGCCCGGCTCCTGGCCGCCCCGCGCCCCGGCGGCGAAAACGTGTTGGCCTACTACGAGCACCGCCTGGGCCTGATCGGCACGGACCCGCGGCTTCTGCTCATCCCCCTGGACGACCACCTGGTCCACCGGGGCGACGGCGTCTTCGAGAGCCTCAAGTTCGTGGACGGCCGGCTCTACCAGGTGGCGGCCCATTTCGAGCGCATGGCCCGCTCGGCCGAGGCCATCTACCTGTCCCCGCCCTGTCCCTGGGACGAGGTGGCGCGGCTGACCCTGGCCGTCTGCCGGGCCGGCGGCACGGACACGGGCATGGTCCGGGTCATCGTCGGGCGCGGCCCGGGCGGCTTCGGCATCGACCCGGCCGAATGCCCGACCCCGAGCCTGACCATCGTGGCCTACCGCTTCCACCCCCGGCCGGCGGCGGCGTTCGAGCGGGGCGTGACCGCCTTTCGCACCTCCATCCCGGCCAAGCAGAACTACCTGGCCCGCATCAAGTCCATCGACTACCTGCCCAATGTCCTCATGCGCCGCGAGGCCACCGAACGCGGCGAGGATTACCCGGTCTGCTACGACGACAAGGGCTTTCTGGCCGAAGGGGCCACGGAAAACATCTGCCTGGTGGACGGGCGGGGCCGCTTCATCGTGCCGGAGCTCAACAATGCCCTGCGCGGCACCACGCTCATGCGGGCCGTGGAGCTGCTCGGGGACGACATCGAGGTGGTCTTCGCCCCGGTGCGCGAGGAGGCCATCGCCGAGGCCAGGGAGATGATGATCCTCGGCACCACCAACGATTGCCTGAGCATCGTGCGCTACAACGGCGCCCCGGTCGGCGACGGCAAGCCCGGCCCGGTCTCGCGACGGATCAAGGAACGCCTCGTGGCCGACATCGCGGCCAACGGCGTGGTGATTTGA
- a CDS encoding PCC domain-containing protein: MNDALLVRLPKGEDLLAALVTVCLERNVTKGQVSLIGALERAVLGYYPQDTREYLTRTLEDGTEILSGLGNVSLKEGQPCVHLHLTLLTRDFTVTGGHALPGCVLFAGEACITPIEGPRLHRIHDPATGLPLWDLTGM; the protein is encoded by the coding sequence ATGAACGACGCCCTGCTCGTGCGCCTGCCCAAGGGCGAGGACCTGCTGGCCGCCCTGGTCACCGTCTGCCTGGAGCGAAACGTCACCAAGGGCCAGGTCAGCCTCATCGGCGCCCTGGAGCGGGCCGTCCTCGGCTACTATCCCCAGGACACCCGCGAATACCTCACCAGGACCCTGGAGGATGGCACGGAAATCCTTTCGGGCCTGGGCAACGTCTCCCTCAAGGAAGGCCAGCCCTGCGTCCATCTGCACCTGACGCTGCTGACGCGCGATTTCACCGTCACCGGCGGCCATGCCCTGCCCGGCTGCGTCCTTTTTGCCGGCGAGGCCTGCATCACCCCCATCGAGGGGCCGCGCCTGCATCGGATCCACGACCCGGCCACGGGCCTGCCCCTGTGGGACCTGACCGGCATGTAG
- a CDS encoding M48 family metalloprotease, which translates to MCSNRFRFPRGFVRRTAAALAACVFFLTAVLATPVAQAGFFSFDLKDERELGEKFNALIRARMPLIEDTEINDYVTGVVDKLVRAMPPQPFPFNVAIVNNNAVNAFAGPAGYVFVFTGLMLHMEHESEMAGVLAHELAHVSQRHIAKRMGEIQALSIGQLVGVLAGVVLGQTTGNRDLGAALAIGSQAATAQAYLKYSRDDEREADQVGMNYLVAAGYPPRGLVEAFETMRKLKWMQGAGDIPTYLSTHPGLDERMSYLKDRVGKLPADIQNRKDNDAAFKRAQMLARARYTDPKNAVSYFQKLGDKATCLDKLGLAIALSRSLEDVGKAKPAFETALACGGSDPLVLRESGRYYLKIRDFARAKSLLEAALRANPNDIDANYEYGRMLAQEGNYKAAAAYLEQVRLRVPENAEIRATYGQILGQAGDVFHAYLNLTYAAIYENNPRQVKFQLEKAKAAAKSDADRRELAKLEETLKKRSEYWKKGSME; encoded by the coding sequence ATGTGTTCCAACCGCTTCCGCTTCCCCCGAGGCTTCGTCCGACGGACGGCGGCGGCGCTCGCCGCCTGCGTCTTTTTCCTCACCGCCGTGCTGGCCACGCCCGTGGCCCAGGCCGGCTTTTTCTCCTTCGACCTCAAGGACGAACGCGAGCTGGGCGAGAAGTTCAACGCGCTCATCCGCGCCCGCATGCCGCTGATCGAGGACACGGAAATAAACGACTACGTCACGGGCGTGGTGGACAAGCTGGTGCGGGCCATGCCGCCCCAGCCGTTCCCCTTCAACGTGGCCATCGTCAACAACAACGCCGTCAACGCCTTCGCCGGCCCGGCCGGCTACGTCTTCGTCTTCACCGGGCTCATGCTCCACATGGAGCACGAATCCGAGATGGCCGGCGTGCTGGCCCACGAACTGGCCCACGTGAGCCAGCGCCACATCGCCAAGCGCATGGGCGAGATCCAGGCCCTGTCCATCGGCCAGCTCGTGGGCGTGCTGGCCGGCGTGGTCCTGGGGCAGACCACCGGCAACCGGGACCTCGGCGCCGCCCTGGCCATCGGCTCCCAGGCGGCCACGGCGCAAGCCTACCTCAAGTACTCCCGCGACGACGAGCGCGAGGCCGACCAGGTGGGCATGAACTACCTGGTCGCCGCCGGCTACCCGCCCCGGGGCCTGGTCGAGGCCTTCGAGACCATGCGCAAGCTCAAGTGGATGCAGGGCGCCGGGGACATCCCCACCTACCTGTCCACCCACCCGGGCCTGGACGAGCGCATGAGCTACCTCAAGGACCGGGTGGGCAAGCTGCCCGCCGACATCCAGAACAGGAAGGACAACGACGCCGCCTTCAAGCGGGCGCAGATGCTGGCGCGCGCCCGCTACACCGATCCGAAAAACGCCGTGTCCTATTTCCAGAAGCTCGGCGACAAGGCCACCTGCCTGGACAAGCTGGGCCTGGCCATCGCCCTGTCGCGCTCCCTGGAGGACGTGGGCAAGGCCAAACCCGCCTTCGAGACGGCCCTGGCCTGCGGCGGCAGCGACCCGTTGGTCCTGCGCGAGTCGGGCCGGTATTACCTCAAGATCCGCGACTTCGCCCGGGCCAAGTCGCTGCTCGAGGCGGCGCTTCGGGCCAACCCCAACGACATCGACGCCAACTACGAATACGGCCGGATGCTGGCCCAGGAAGGCAACTACAAGGCGGCCGCCGCCTACCTGGAGCAGGTCAGGCTCCGCGTGCCGGAAAATGCCGAAATTCGCGCCACCTACGGCCAGATTCTCGGCCAGGCCGGCGACGTCTTCCACGCCTACCTGAACCTGACCTACGCCGCCATCTACGAGAACAACCCCCGGCAGGTGAAATTCCAGTTGGAAAAGGCCAAGGCCGCGGCCAAATCCGATGCCGACCGGCGCGAGCTGGCCAAGCTGGAAGAGACCCTCAAAAAGCGCTCCGAATACTGGAAAAAGGGGAGCATGGAATGA
- a CDS encoding YaiI/YqxD family protein produces the protein MHIYADADALPNPIKEILFRAAVRLGLRLTLVANKALAVPPSPLIDAVRVARGFDVADAAIVERVAPGDLVITADIPLAAQVIEKDAHALNPRGEGYTKDNIRGRLAMRDLLDELRGAGVVTGGPPPLSNRDREAFANALDILLTRLRREAAG, from the coding sequence ATGCACATCTACGCCGACGCCGACGCCCTGCCCAACCCCATCAAGGAAATCCTGTTTCGCGCCGCCGTGCGCCTTGGCCTGCGGCTGACCCTGGTCGCCAACAAGGCCCTGGCCGTGCCGCCCTCGCCCCTGATCGACGCCGTGCGGGTGGCCCGGGGCTTCGACGTGGCGGACGCGGCCATCGTGGAACGCGTCGCGCCCGGCGACCTGGTGATCACGGCCGACATTCCCCTGGCCGCCCAGGTCATCGAAAAGGACGCCCACGCCCTCAACCCCCGGGGCGAGGGCTACACCAAGGACAACATCCGGGGCCGGCTGGCCATGCGCGACCTGCTCGACGAACTGCGCGGCGCGGGCGTGGTCACCGGCGGCCCCCCGCCCCTTTCCAACCGCGACCGCGAGGCCTTCGCCAACGCCCTCGACATCCTCCTGACCAGGCTGCGGCGCGAGGCCGCCGGCTGA